Proteins encoded together in one Lathyrus oleraceus cultivar Zhongwan6 chromosome 5, CAAS_Psat_ZW6_1.0, whole genome shotgun sequence window:
- the LOC127079301 gene encoding uncharacterized protein LOC127079301, which produces MQEFAKEMGFKLLTSTPYYAQANGQVEAANKAVTILLVEIYLQLTRIQRHHEIPSESYWNMMLDELVDLDKERLNALELLKRQKKKVEKSYNKKVKVKMFFPEDLVRKVILPMDLKDRALGKWSPKWEGPFQILQLFSNGAYETEELDKDKRILRVNGKYLKKYKPTLQEIKIMNE; this is translated from the exons ATGCAAGAATTTGCTAAGGAAATGGGTTTCAAATTACTAACTTCTACGCCATATTATGCTCAGGCTAATGGTCAAGTTGAAGCAGCAAATAAGGCTGTAACTA TTTTACTAGTCGAGATTTATCTACAATTAACAAGAATTCAGAGGCATCATGAAATTCCATCAGAATCATATTGGAACATGATGCTTGATGAGTTAGTTGATCTAGATAAGGAGAGACTTAATGCCTTGGAATTATTGAAAAGGCAGAAGAAGAAAGTGGAGAAATCTTACAATAAGAAGGTTAAAGTTAAGATGTTTTTTCCTGAAGACTTGGTTCGGAAAGTGATCCTTCCAATGGATCTAAAAGATAGGGCCTTAGGGAAATGGTCCCCCAAATGGGAAGGTCCTTTTCAAATTTTGCAATTATTCTCTAACGGTGCTTATGAGACCGAGGAGCTTGATAAAGATAAAAGAATCTTAAGGGTAAatggaaaatatttaaagaaataTAAGCCAACACTCCAAGAGATAAAAATAATGAACGAATAA